Proteins encoded by one window of Thiohalospira halophila DSM 15071:
- the pilB gene encoding type IV-A pilus assembly ATPase PilB: protein MSGNAPQGVTAELLAAGHLDAEAARAAEAAEGSRVAHLVTEAGVDPVVVAEAAGRAFGLPVVDLTAVEPLPEALEGLKPDLLRRHRLLPFFRRGRRLAVALADPGILHGLDELQFQAGVTAEAVVAPHDQIEPALEAALTAREQELDEGTDDTGEMDDLDNIGVDTGGETEESDPAAEGVDEAPVVRFINRILLDAIRRGASDIHFEPFEESYRIRVRLDGVLRTITRPPVAQAPRLAARLKVMARLDISERRLPQDGRMKVRITRNRAVDFRVSTLPTLFGEKVVLRILDPMAASLDVDSLGMNEDQKAAFLAALERPQGMVLVTGPTGSGKTMSLYTALGLLNDDRRNIATAEDPAEINLPGVNQVNVNPRAGLDFAAALRSFLRQDPDIIMVGEIRDLETAEIGIKAAQTGHLVLSTLHTNDAPQTLARLVNMGVPTYNIATSVSLIMAQRLARRLCDHCKQPVEIPRSALEAAGFPPEEAAEVRPFGPVGCEHCNEGYRGRAGIFQVMPVSDDMARLIMEGSDALALAAQAEQEGIRDLRRSGLDKVADGITSLEEVERVTRE from the coding sequence ATGAGCGGCAACGCACCCCAGGGGGTTACCGCCGAACTCCTCGCTGCCGGCCACCTGGATGCCGAGGCGGCCCGCGCCGCCGAGGCGGCGGAGGGCTCCCGGGTGGCCCACCTGGTCACCGAGGCCGGGGTGGACCCCGTGGTCGTGGCCGAGGCGGCGGGCCGCGCCTTCGGCCTGCCGGTGGTCGACCTGACGGCGGTGGAGCCGCTCCCGGAGGCGCTGGAAGGGCTCAAGCCGGATCTCCTGCGCCGCCACCGCCTCCTCCCCTTCTTCCGGCGCGGCCGACGCCTGGCCGTGGCCCTGGCCGACCCCGGCATCCTCCACGGCCTGGACGAACTCCAGTTCCAGGCCGGGGTCACCGCCGAGGCGGTGGTCGCCCCCCACGACCAGATCGAACCGGCCCTGGAGGCCGCCCTCACCGCCCGGGAGCAGGAGCTGGATGAGGGCACCGACGATACCGGGGAGATGGACGACCTGGACAATATCGGGGTGGACACCGGCGGGGAGACCGAGGAGAGCGACCCCGCCGCGGAGGGCGTGGACGAGGCGCCGGTGGTGCGCTTCATCAACCGCATCCTCCTGGACGCCATCCGGCGCGGCGCCTCGGACATCCACTTCGAACCCTTCGAGGAGTCCTACCGCATCCGCGTGCGCCTGGACGGCGTCCTGCGAACCATTACCCGGCCGCCGGTGGCCCAGGCCCCGCGCCTGGCAGCCCGGCTCAAGGTGATGGCGCGGCTGGACATCTCCGAGCGCCGCCTGCCCCAGGACGGGCGCATGAAGGTCCGGATCACGCGCAACCGCGCCGTGGACTTCCGCGTCTCCACCCTGCCGACCCTCTTCGGCGAGAAGGTGGTGCTGCGCATCCTCGATCCCATGGCCGCCAGCCTGGACGTGGACTCCCTGGGCATGAACGAGGACCAGAAGGCGGCCTTCCTCGCCGCCCTGGAGCGCCCCCAGGGGATGGTCCTGGTAACCGGCCCCACGGGCAGCGGCAAGACCATGTCCCTCTACACCGCCCTGGGCCTGCTCAACGACGATCGGCGCAACATCGCCACTGCCGAGGACCCGGCGGAGATCAACCTCCCCGGGGTCAACCAGGTGAACGTGAATCCCCGGGCCGGACTGGACTTTGCCGCCGCCCTACGCTCCTTCCTGCGCCAGGACCCCGACATCATCATGGTCGGCGAGATCCGCGACCTGGAGACGGCGGAGATCGGCATCAAGGCGGCCCAGACCGGCCACCTGGTGCTCTCCACCCTGCACACCAACGACGCCCCCCAGACCCTGGCGCGGCTGGTGAACATGGGGGTGCCGACCTACAACATCGCCACCAGCGTCAGCCTTATCATGGCCCAGCGGCTGGCCCGGCGGCTCTGCGACCACTGCAAGCAGCCCGTGGAGATTCCCCGGAGCGCGCTGGAGGCCGCCGGCTTCCCGCCCGAGGAGGCGGCAGAGGTCCGCCCCTTCGGCCCGGTGGGTTGCGAGCACTGCAACGAGGGCTACCGCGGCCGCGCGGGGATCTTCCAGGTCATGCCGGTCTCCGACGATATGGCGCGGCTCATCATGGAGGGCAGTGACGCCCTGGCCCTCGCGGCGCAGGCGGAGCAGGAGGGGATCCGCGATCTGCGCCGCTCCGGGCTGGACAAGGTGGCCGACGGCATCACCAGCCTGGAAGAAGTGGAACGGGTAACCCGGGAGTAG
- a CDS encoding type II secretion system F family protein, which yields MAETATERDFQWRGRDADGNRRQGRIRASGTDRARAELQRQGLKVERIRPARGGRRIKSADIALFARQLSVMVNAGVPLVQGLAIIAEGFDSPAMRHLISELRRDIEGGSPLSSALERHPAHFDSLFCNLVAVGEQTGRLDELLERIADTRERLEAIKSKVRKALAYPTVVLAVALAITALMLMVVVPAFQGLFAGFDAELPTITRWVIGLSEFAQAWGLPIFGLLVLMAIGAWWWYRRSPALQHRAASWLLRVPLIGGIVRKAAIGRFARTQATLFNAGVPLVEGMDSVAGAMGNPVYADAITRIRDQVATGQSLQRALEASGLFPDMVVQMVAIGEETGSLDAMLSKVADFYEAEVNDAVDTLSSLMEPIVMVVLGGLIGGLVVAMYLPVFQMGQAIG from the coding sequence ATGGCCGAGACGGCAACGGAGAGGGATTTCCAGTGGCGCGGCCGGGATGCCGACGGTAACCGCCGCCAGGGCCGCATCCGCGCCAGCGGAACCGACAGGGCCCGCGCCGAACTCCAGCGCCAGGGCCTGAAGGTAGAACGGATCCGCCCTGCTCGGGGCGGTCGCCGCATCAAGAGCGCGGACATCGCCCTCTTCGCCCGCCAGCTCTCGGTGATGGTCAATGCCGGCGTCCCCCTGGTCCAGGGGCTGGCCATCATTGCCGAGGGCTTCGACTCCCCGGCCATGCGCCATCTCATCAGCGAGCTGCGGCGGGATATCGAGGGGGGATCGCCCCTCTCATCCGCCCTGGAACGCCACCCGGCCCACTTCGACAGCCTCTTCTGCAACCTCGTGGCGGTGGGCGAGCAGACCGGCCGGCTCGACGAACTCCTGGAGCGGATCGCCGATACCCGGGAGCGCCTGGAGGCCATCAAGTCCAAGGTCCGCAAGGCGCTGGCCTATCCCACGGTGGTCCTCGCCGTGGCCCTGGCCATTACCGCCCTGATGCTCATGGTGGTGGTGCCCGCCTTCCAGGGGCTCTTTGCCGGCTTCGATGCCGAGCTGCCGACCATCACCCGCTGGGTGATCGGGCTCTCGGAGTTCGCCCAGGCCTGGGGCCTCCCGATCTTCGGCCTCCTGGTGCTGATGGCCATCGGCGCCTGGTGGTGGTACCGCCGTTCACCGGCCCTGCAACACCGGGCCGCCAGCTGGCTGCTTCGTGTGCCCCTTATTGGGGGGATCGTGCGCAAGGCGGCCATCGGCCGCTTCGCCCGGACCCAGGCCACCCTCTTCAATGCCGGCGTCCCCCTGGTGGAGGGGATGGACTCGGTGGCCGGGGCCATGGGCAACCCCGTCTACGCCGATGCCATCACCCGCATCCGGGACCAGGTGGCCACGGGCCAGAGTTTGCAGCGGGCCCTGGAGGCCAGTGGCCTGTTCCCCGACATGGTCGTCCAGATGGTGGCCATCGGCGAGGAGACCGGCTCCCTGGACGCCATGCTCTCCAAGGTGGCCGATTTCTACGAGGCGGAGGTCAATGATGCCGTGGACACCCTCTCCAGCCTCATGGAGCCCATCGTGATGGTGGTCCTGGGCGGCCTCATCGGTGGCCTGGTGGTGGCCATGTACCTGCCGGTCTTCCAGATGGGCCAGGCCATCGGCTAG
- a CDS encoding prepilin peptidase: protein MSTETLWITLAALLGLVVGSFLNVVALRLPARLWHQYRRECREDLGLEAPSEEPPPGLLGPPSHCPACGHRLRPWENVPVVSWLLQRGRCRACGTAISVRYPVVELAAAGLAVWAVAAAGPGPQALAYAGLGWTLLTLSLIDLDHQLLPDGPTLGLLWAGLLLATLGIGPPPATAIIGAAAGFSALWLVATGYRLLAGREGLGGGDLKLLAALGAWVGWQPLPLVVIASAVPGAVIGLLLTAGGRNRHEPLPFGPFLALGGWFVVLHGDQLARWLYGAPL from the coding sequence GTGTCCACCGAAACCCTCTGGATCACCCTCGCCGCCCTGCTGGGGCTGGTGGTAGGCAGCTTCCTCAACGTCGTCGCCCTGCGCCTGCCGGCCCGGCTCTGGCACCAGTACCGGCGGGAGTGCCGCGAGGACCTGGGACTGGAGGCCCCTTCGGAGGAACCCCCGCCGGGCCTCCTCGGGCCGCCCTCCCACTGCCCCGCCTGCGGCCATCGGCTGCGCCCCTGGGAGAACGTGCCGGTGGTGAGCTGGCTGCTCCAGCGCGGCCGCTGCCGGGCCTGCGGCACCGCCATCAGTGTCCGCTACCCGGTCGTGGAGCTGGCCGCCGCGGGGCTCGCCGTCTGGGCCGTGGCGGCCGCGGGGCCCGGTCCTCAAGCGCTGGCCTACGCCGGACTGGGCTGGACCCTGCTCACCCTCTCCCTCATCGACCTGGACCATCAGCTCCTGCCCGATGGCCCGACCCTGGGGCTGCTCTGGGCGGGCCTGCTCCTGGCCACGCTGGGTATCGGTCCCCCACCGGCGACCGCCATCATCGGGGCGGCCGCCGGCTTCAGCGCCCTGTGGCTGGTGGCCACCGGCTATCGCCTGCTGGCCGGCCGGGAAGGCCTGGGGGGAGGCGACCTCAAGCTCCTGGCCGCCCTGGGCGCCTGGGTGGGCTGGCAGCCGCTGCCGCTGGTGGTCATCGCCTCGGCCGTCCCCGGCGCCGTGATCGGGCTCCTCCTCACCGCCGGCGGCCGGAACCGCCACGAGCCACTGCCCTTCGGCCCCTTCCTCGCCCTGGGCGGCTGGTTCGTGGTCCTCCACGGCGACCAGCTGGCCCGCTGGCTCTACGGCGCCCCCCTCTGA
- the coaE gene encoding dephospho-CoA kinase (Dephospho-CoA kinase (CoaE) performs the final step in coenzyme A biosynthesis.), with translation MNEQRPFTVGLTGGIGSGKSTVADLFAERGIPVVDADEAARAVVAPGSEGLAEVVARFGEAVLAADGSLDRAALRRRIFQEPEEREALEALLHPRIRAWMEEQTAAAEGPWVLQVIPLLVEKGWADRLDRVLVVEADPDEQVQRAARRDGAEPAEVEAIRASQATPEERRAVADDILRNDDRGALAEAVTQLDAQYRALAARGGEED, from the coding sequence ATGAACGAACAGCGACCCTTCACCGTAGGCCTCACCGGCGGGATCGGCAGCGGCAAGTCCACCGTGGCCGACCTCTTCGCCGAGCGCGGGATCCCCGTAGTGGATGCCGACGAGGCCGCCCGCGCCGTGGTGGCCCCCGGCAGCGAGGGGCTGGCCGAGGTGGTTGCCCGCTTCGGTGAGGCCGTGCTGGCCGCGGACGGCTCCCTGGATCGGGCCGCCCTGCGTCGACGGATCTTCCAGGAGCCGGAGGAACGGGAGGCCCTGGAGGCCCTCCTCCATCCGCGGATCCGCGCCTGGATGGAAGAACAGACCGCCGCCGCCGAGGGCCCCTGGGTGCTTCAGGTCATCCCGCTGCTGGTGGAGAAGGGATGGGCCGACCGGCTGGACCGGGTGCTGGTGGTGGAGGCCGATCCCGACGAGCAAGTCCAGCGCGCCGCCCGCCGCGACGGGGCGGAGCCGGCCGAGGTGGAGGCCATTCGGGCCAGCCAGGCGACGCCGGAGGAGCGGCGGGCGGTGGCCGATGATATCCTGCGCAACGACGATCGCGGCGCCCTGGCCGAGGCGGTGACGCAGCTGGATGCACAGTACCGCGCCCTGGCCGCCCGCGGCGGGGAGGAAGACTGA
- the yacG gene encoding DNA gyrase inhibitor YacG, producing the protein MSENETGPTVPCPTCRKPVVYSTENPWRPFCSERCRLVDLGAWADEEHRIAGEPAPPPPDDDPEAY; encoded by the coding sequence ATGAGCGAGAACGAGACGGGGCCCACCGTGCCCTGCCCCACCTGCCGCAAGCCGGTGGTCTACAGCACGGAGAATCCCTGGCGCCCCTTCTGCAGTGAGCGCTGCCGGCTGGTGGACCTGGGCGCCTGGGCCGACGAGGAGCATCGCATCGCCGGTGAGCCGGCGCCCCCGCCACCGGACGACGACCCCGAGGCCTACTGA